In one Umezawaea sp. Da 62-37 genomic region, the following are encoded:
- a CDS encoding ABC transporter permease encodes MILALGRVELKLLLRNKTAAGIAVVTPLLIGSLLLGNGPEDWTFTITVQLVLMLGFTVYMTVTTSLVARRQDLYLKRLRTGEASDTTVVVGLLAPIALLGLVQTALLLGMSTAAGAPLPQRPLLLVLAVVGGVAMCCAVGVATTAITSTAELGQITTAPFFFTLFGGAVWTLVADPVDLRMLALPGGQVAELVKAAWGGPTDNVLTAAAVLVAWTAVGYGLATRAFRWEPRS; translated from the coding sequence ATGATCCTCGCGCTGGGTCGCGTCGAACTCAAGCTGTTGCTGCGCAACAAGACCGCCGCCGGGATCGCGGTGGTGACCCCGCTGCTCATCGGCTCGCTGCTGCTGGGGAACGGGCCGGAGGACTGGACGTTCACGATCACCGTGCAGCTGGTGCTGATGCTCGGGTTCACCGTCTACATGACCGTCACGACCTCGCTGGTGGCCCGCCGCCAGGACCTCTACCTCAAGCGGCTGCGCACCGGCGAGGCCTCGGACACCACGGTGGTCGTCGGCCTGCTGGCGCCGATCGCGCTGCTCGGGCTCGTGCAGACCGCGCTGCTGCTGGGGATGAGCACGGCGGCGGGCGCGCCGCTGCCGCAACGCCCGCTCCTGCTGGTACTCGCGGTGGTGGGCGGTGTGGCGATGTGCTGCGCCGTCGGGGTCGCCACGACCGCCATCACCTCCACCGCCGAACTGGGCCAGATCACCACGGCCCCGTTCTTCTTCACGCTGTTCGGCGGCGCGGTGTGGACGCTGGTCGCCGACCCGGTGGACCTGCGCATGCTGGCGCTGCCCGGCGGGCAGGTCGCCGAACTGGTGAAGGCGGCCTGGGGCGGGCCGACCGACAACGTGCTGACGGCGGCCGCCGTGCTGGTCGCGTGGACCGCCGTCGGCTACGGCCTGGCGACCCGCGCGTTCCGGTGGGAACCCCGGTCCTGA
- a CDS encoding type I polyketide synthase: MSNEQKLRDYLRRVTADLHSTRHRLQEVEGMGQEPIAIVAMGCRFAGGITSPEELWDFVVDGRDAVAPFPADRGWDVEALYHPDPDHQGTSYVVEGAFVDGVADFDPGFFGISPREAITMDPQQRLLLETAWHTFERAGIDPHSLRGSRTGVFTSTNGQDYITKLQGELPDGLEGHVGTGTAASMISGRVSYAFGLEGPAVTVDTACSGSLVTLHLAVQALRNGECDLALAGGATIMVTPGAFIDFSRARGLSWDSRCKSFAAGADGTSWGDGVGLVLVERLSDAQRNGHEVLAVVRGIAVNQDGASNGLTAPNGPSQQRVIRQALADARLSAADVDVIEAHGTGTKLGDPIEAQALIAAYGPERETPLLLGSVKSNIGHTQAAAGVAAVIKTVMALRHGVVPKTLHVDAPSPQIDWSSGTAELVTETRPWPETGHVRRAGVSSFGYSGTNAHAILEQAPEVEIAIDEDVPAAEPRELPVVPVLLSGKTEEAVRAQASALLGSVPGNDLADLGFSTATTRAHLDHRAVLVADDHDGLLAALRSLADGTTPVAAEAVDGRTAVLFTGQGSQRIAMGQELYSAFPVYAEAFDAVCAHLDPRLPEAFADQELLNRTEFTQPALFAVEVALYRLVESWGVRPDFVAGHSIGELAAAHVAGVLTLADAAALVTARGKLMQALPTGGAMVALQATEDEVRPHLAIGGADFSTGARVSIAAINGPRSVVVAGDEDAVLALVARFEDRKSKRLSVSHAFHSPRMDGMLAEFRTVAEGLTFRAPEISIVSTLTGALVTAEEITSPDYWVRHVREAVRFADAVRTLESEGVSTFLELGPDGVLTAMAAETAETAETASRARLIPSLRKDRDEVRAIVGALGAVHTSGAAVDWAAFFAGSGASRIPLPTYAFQRERYWVDGGPAAQDVTSAGLGSADHPLLAAVLSAPGGGVLFTARLSLAGHPWLGDHVVAGSVVVPGTALVELAIRAGDELGCGHLDELLLRTPLVLPPQGALTLCVAVAEPDASARRAVAVHSRQDEGEWTTHAVGVLTDERVAADFTLSTWPPEDAEPLDLGTIYDDLAGAGLVYGPVFRGLKAAWRSGDDLYAEVGLPDAEHRAASRFGVHPALLDSVLHALGLDAEQGEGSLPFSWNGVSLHAAGATTLRARISPTGQGGAVSISVADGGGAPVARIDSLVLRPIGGQLKSGGGKADALFRVDWTALPSENADSSATTVTLHVPDGDAREVTGRVLADLQAHLVGDAVIVVVTSGAVAVLPGEGVPNLAHAAVSGLVRAAQSEHLNRIVLVDTDAPDEVDAAAVVGHGESEVALRGGKAFAPRLVRAFAGTVPAFDGAGAWRMDFTEQGTVDNLVTIPWPDAERELEPHEVRIAVRAAGVNFRDVMNALGMYPGDAGLMGLEASGVVLGVGSDVDGLKPGDRVMGMMDAAFGPVAVADYRMVCPMPVGWSFTEAAGVPLVFLTALYGLGDLAGLSAGESVLIHAAAGGVGMAATQVARQLGAEVYGTASTGKWHVLRAAGIPDDHIASSRTTEFEQQFTAATGGRGVDVVLDALSGEFVDASLRLVGLGGAGRFVEMGKTDVRDVDEVAAQYAGVRYRAFDLIEAGPDRMREMLYQLYDWFSAGSLKPLPVTTWDLHRAPEAFRYLGQAKHIGKVVLTIPAKVDGTVLITGGTGGLGAELARHLVSRHGIKHLVLTSRRGLEAPGATELVEELDAQVDVIACDVSDRDALDTLLQGIPNLHGVVHTAGVLADGILESLTPDRIDTVFAPKVDAARHLHELTRDRDLALFVLFSSSAGLLGSPGQANYAAANTYLNGLAAHRRTLGLPGIALTWGLWDQSAGMGAGLSKVDLARMARAGMPALSVPEGLALFDAALVLDEPVTVPIKLDLGSLRSAKGDLHPLLRGLVRVPLRRAAAGGGAEASLWTRRLAALSPAEQDDLLLDTVRGQVAVVLGFSSAQQVQAGRGLVDMGLDSLSAVELRNTLSAATGLRLPATVVFDYPTPQALATHLRGELVDTAEDPAAQVVAASVGSDEPIAIVSMACRLPGGVRSPEDLWDLVSTGRDAISPLPVDRGWALRDFDFDVAGGGFVDHATDFDPAFFGISPREALAMDPQQRLLLETTWEAFERAGLDPTTVRGSNAGVFIGGSATDYGDGAHIPEELAGMLLTGSTPSVMSGRIAYTFGLEGPALTVDTACSSSLVALHLAAQALRNGECDLALAGGVMVLATPALFAEFAKQSGLSADGRCKAFSAGADGTGWAEGVGLLLVERLSDARRNGHDVLAVVRGSAVNQDGASSTLTAPNGPSQQRVIRQALANSGLSTADVDVVEAHGTGTRLGDPIEAQAVLATYGQDREHPVLLGSLKSNIGHAQSAAGVAGVIKMVLAIRHGIAPRTLHVDEPSPHVDWTSGAVELLTDARAWPEHDRPRRAGVSAFGIGGTNAHLILEQASPSLPVAVTSKPMPLVPVVLSGRSPEALRAQADRIAALAPSTDLADLGFSLATTRTRFEHRAVVIAEDPDDLVRRLDSPATAEAAPGALLAVLFTGQGSQRIGMGQQLHATYPAYAKAFDTVCDRFGPGLREALADPDLLNRTEFTQPALFAVEVALYRLIESWGVKPDFLAGHSIGELAAAHVAGVLSLEDAADLVTARGRLMQALPAGGAMISLQAAEDEVLPHLPAGGRCAIAAVNGPGSVVVSGDEDAVELVAAAFGDRKSKRLSVSHAFHSPRMDDMLAEFLIVAKGVEYRAPRVPIVSTLTGRVATTEEITSPEYWVRHVRETVRFADAVTALEDEGVTAFLELGPDAVLTAMAAESVRGAVVVAGLRGDRPEPRNLLEAVGDVHAHGVAVDWSAIFDGTGAERVDLPTYPFQRERFWLDAIPTAPAESAVDAEFWAAVEQRDLASLAGLDLSADLPLRDVLPALASWRRGHHERSTVDGWRYRVRWQPVDPGTATAFGRWLVVADPHDTALLSGLAAQGLDVVPIDAGTDRAALAEALAGAGPVEGVLSSSHDPVAALVLVQALGDAGIDAPLWCLTRGAVSTGNDHVDPVRAALWGLGRVVALEHPERWGGLVDLPAAVDSDGLERLLAVLAGTEDQVAIRPTGLFARRLAHAPAREGAAEWKPGGTVLITGGTGALGGHVARWLAGAGVDHLVLTSRRGAGAPGATELVAELEALGARVTVAACDMTDRDAVAAVVAEHPPTAVFHAAGTELVRTVDEHDPAEFEAVLAAKITGARHLDELVGDVDAFVLFSSISATWGSGAQAAYSAANAALDGLAEARSARGATALSVAWGPWAGGGMADAEATEQLRLRGVAALPADRAVAALRESLAQKDVTVTVADIDWERFAAVFTAARPSPLLQDLPEVHQAPRPAGPDRSDLLGELAALNPMEQDRLLLDLVRSRVAEVLGHSGVDAVQPDRAFGELGFDSLSAVELRDTLGASTGLPLPATLTYDYPTSTALVGFLRARLELDDKVLTPVLDELDLLENAVATAELDNEARAAVVTRLQALLSRCAPTGDGSASITDQLDAADDDEMFALIDQEFGA; the protein is encoded by the coding sequence ATGTCCAACGAGCAGAAGCTTCGCGATTACCTCAGGCGGGTGACCGCGGACCTGCACAGCACGCGCCACCGTTTGCAGGAGGTCGAGGGGATGGGCCAGGAGCCCATCGCGATCGTGGCGATGGGCTGCCGGTTCGCCGGGGGCATCACCTCCCCCGAGGAGCTCTGGGACTTCGTCGTGGACGGCCGGGACGCCGTCGCGCCCTTCCCCGCCGACCGCGGCTGGGACGTGGAAGCGCTCTACCACCCCGATCCCGACCACCAGGGCACCTCCTACGTGGTGGAGGGCGCCTTCGTCGACGGCGTCGCCGATTTCGACCCCGGCTTCTTCGGCATCTCGCCGCGCGAGGCCATCACGATGGACCCGCAGCAACGACTGCTGCTGGAGACCGCGTGGCACACGTTCGAGCGCGCGGGCATCGACCCGCACTCGTTGCGCGGCAGCCGGACCGGTGTGTTCACCTCCACCAACGGCCAGGACTACATCACCAAGCTTCAGGGGGAACTGCCCGACGGGCTGGAGGGCCACGTCGGCACCGGCACCGCGGCGAGCATGATCTCCGGCCGCGTGTCCTACGCGTTCGGCCTCGAAGGCCCGGCCGTCACCGTCGACACCGCGTGCTCGGGCTCGTTGGTCACGTTGCACCTGGCCGTGCAGGCGCTGCGCAACGGCGAGTGCGACCTGGCACTGGCGGGCGGCGCGACGATCATGGTCACGCCGGGGGCGTTCATCGACTTCAGCCGCGCCCGCGGCCTGTCCTGGGACTCCCGCTGCAAGTCGTTCGCCGCGGGCGCCGACGGGACGAGCTGGGGCGACGGCGTCGGGCTCGTGCTGGTGGAACGGCTGTCCGACGCCCAGCGCAACGGTCACGAGGTGCTCGCCGTCGTGCGCGGCATCGCCGTGAACCAGGACGGGGCGTCGAACGGCCTGACCGCGCCGAACGGCCCGTCGCAGCAGCGGGTGATCAGGCAGGCGCTGGCGGACGCGCGGCTGTCCGCCGCGGACGTCGACGTGATCGAGGCCCACGGCACCGGCACGAAGCTCGGCGACCCGATCGAGGCGCAGGCGCTGATCGCCGCGTACGGGCCCGAGCGCGAGACCCCGCTGCTGCTCGGTTCGGTGAAGTCCAACATCGGTCACACGCAGGCCGCCGCCGGGGTCGCCGCCGTCATCAAGACCGTGATGGCGCTGCGGCACGGCGTCGTCCCCAAGACGCTGCACGTGGACGCGCCGTCACCGCAGATCGACTGGAGTTCCGGCACCGCGGAGCTGGTGACCGAGACCAGGCCGTGGCCGGAGACCGGGCACGTCCGCCGGGCCGGGGTGTCGTCCTTCGGCTACAGCGGCACGAACGCCCACGCGATCCTCGAGCAGGCGCCCGAGGTCGAGATCGCGATCGACGAGGACGTGCCCGCGGCCGAGCCGCGCGAGCTGCCGGTGGTGCCGGTGCTGCTGTCCGGGAAGACCGAGGAGGCGGTGCGGGCGCAGGCGTCCGCGCTGCTGGGGTCGGTGCCCGGCAACGACCTGGCGGACCTCGGGTTCTCCACCGCGACGACCCGCGCGCACCTTGACCACCGGGCGGTGCTCGTCGCCGACGACCACGACGGGCTGCTGGCCGCCCTCAGGTCGCTCGCCGACGGCACGACACCGGTCGCGGCCGAGGCCGTGGACGGCCGCACGGCGGTGCTGTTCACCGGTCAGGGCAGCCAGCGGATCGCCATGGGGCAGGAGTTGTACAGCGCTTTCCCGGTGTACGCGGAGGCGTTCGACGCCGTGTGCGCGCACCTGGACCCTCGCCTGCCCGAGGCGTTCGCCGATCAGGAGTTGTTGAACCGCACCGAGTTCACCCAGCCCGCGCTGTTCGCGGTCGAGGTGGCGCTGTACCGGCTGGTGGAGTCGTGGGGTGTGCGGCCGGACTTCGTGGCGGGGCACTCGATCGGCGAGTTGGCCGCGGCGCACGTCGCCGGGGTGTTGACGCTGGCGGATGCCGCGGCGCTGGTGACCGCGCGGGGCAAGCTGATGCAGGCGTTGCCGACCGGTGGTGCGATGGTCGCGTTGCAGGCCACCGAGGACGAGGTCCGGCCGCACCTGGCCATCGGCGGAGCCGATTTTTCCACTGGGGCACGGGTCTCCATCGCCGCGATCAACGGGCCGCGGTCCGTGGTGGTGGCCGGTGACGAGGACGCGGTGTTGGCGCTGGTGGCCCGGTTCGAGGACCGGAAGTCCAAGCGGCTCAGCGTGTCGCACGCGTTCCACTCGCCGCGGATGGACGGCATGCTCGCCGAGTTCCGCACGGTGGCGGAGGGTTTGACCTTCCGGGCGCCGGAGATCTCGATCGTCTCCACGCTGACCGGCGCGCTCGTCACGGCCGAGGAGATCACCTCGCCGGACTACTGGGTCCGCCACGTCAGGGAGGCCGTGCGGTTCGCGGACGCGGTGCGGACGCTGGAGTCCGAGGGCGTGTCGACGTTCCTGGAGCTGGGCCCCGACGGCGTGCTGACCGCGATGGCCGCGGAGACCGCGGAGACCGCGGAGACCGCGAGCCGAGCACGGCTGATCCCGTCGCTGCGCAAGGACCGCGACGAGGTGCGGGCTATCGTCGGCGCTCTCGGCGCGGTGCACACCAGCGGGGCCGCGGTGGACTGGGCGGCGTTCTTCGCCGGGTCCGGTGCGAGCCGGATCCCGTTGCCCACCTACGCCTTCCAGCGCGAGCGCTACTGGGTCGACGGCGGCCCGGCCGCGCAGGACGTGACCTCGGCCGGACTCGGCTCGGCCGACCACCCGCTGCTCGCCGCGGTCCTGTCGGCACCCGGTGGCGGCGTGCTGTTCACCGCCCGCCTCTCGCTGGCCGGGCACCCCTGGCTCGGCGACCACGTCGTCGCCGGATCCGTTGTGGTGCCGGGGACCGCGCTCGTGGAGCTGGCCATCCGCGCCGGCGACGAACTCGGCTGCGGGCACCTGGACGAGCTGCTGCTGCGAACTCCGCTCGTGCTGCCGCCGCAGGGTGCGCTCACGCTGTGCGTGGCGGTCGCCGAACCGGACGCCTCCGCCCGCCGCGCGGTCGCGGTCCACTCCCGGCAGGACGAGGGCGAGTGGACGACGCACGCGGTCGGCGTGCTGACCGACGAGCGGGTCGCCGCGGACTTCACGCTGTCCACGTGGCCGCCCGAGGACGCCGAGCCCCTGGACCTGGGCACGATCTACGACGACCTCGCCGGGGCCGGACTGGTGTACGGGCCGGTGTTCCGCGGCCTGAAGGCGGCCTGGCGCTCCGGTGACGACCTGTACGCCGAGGTCGGGCTGCCGGACGCCGAGCACCGCGCCGCGAGCCGGTTCGGCGTGCACCCGGCGCTGCTGGACTCGGTGCTGCACGCGCTCGGGCTGGACGCCGAGCAGGGCGAGGGCTCGCTGCCGTTCTCCTGGAACGGGGTCAGCCTCCACGCCGCGGGCGCCACGACGTTGCGCGCCAGGATTTCCCCCACCGGACAGGGCGGCGCGGTCTCGATCAGCGTCGCCGACGGTGGCGGCGCTCCGGTCGCGCGGATCGACTCGCTGGTGCTGCGCCCCATCGGCGGCCAGCTGAAGTCCGGTGGCGGCAAGGCCGACGCGCTGTTCCGCGTCGACTGGACCGCGCTGCCGTCGGAGAACGCCGACAGCTCCGCGACCACTGTGACGCTGCATGTTCCCGACGGCGACGCCCGTGAGGTGACCGGCCGCGTGCTGGCCGATCTCCAGGCGCACCTGGTCGGTGACGCGGTGATCGTCGTGGTCACCAGCGGCGCTGTCGCCGTGCTGCCGGGCGAAGGCGTGCCGAACCTGGCGCACGCCGCCGTGTCCGGCCTGGTGCGCGCGGCGCAGTCCGAGCACCTGAACCGGATCGTGCTCGTGGACACCGACGCGCCGGACGAGGTCGACGCCGCCGCGGTGGTCGGCCACGGGGAGAGCGAGGTCGCCCTCCGTGGTGGAAAGGCGTTCGCGCCGCGGTTGGTGCGGGCGTTCGCGGGGACCGTGCCCGCGTTCGACGGTGCCGGTGCGTGGCGGATGGACTTCACCGAGCAGGGCACGGTGGACAACCTGGTCACGATCCCGTGGCCGGACGCGGAGCGGGAGTTGGAGCCGCACGAGGTGCGGATCGCGGTGCGGGCGGCGGGGGTGAACTTCCGCGACGTGATGAACGCCCTGGGCATGTACCCCGGTGACGCCGGGTTGATGGGTTTGGAAGCGTCGGGTGTGGTGCTCGGGGTCGGGTCGGATGTGGATGGTCTCAAGCCGGGTGACCGGGTGATGGGCATGATGGACGCCGCGTTCGGCCCGGTCGCGGTGGCGGATTACCGGATGGTGTGTCCGATGCCGGTCGGGTGGTCGTTCACCGAGGCCGCGGGTGTGCCGTTGGTGTTCCTGACCGCCCTGTACGGGCTGGGTGACCTGGCCGGTTTGTCGGCGGGTGAGTCGGTGTTGATCCATGCCGCCGCCGGTGGTGTCGGTATGGCCGCGACCCAGGTGGCCCGCCAGTTGGGTGCCGAGGTCTACGGCACCGCCTCCACCGGCAAGTGGCACGTGCTGCGCGCGGCGGGTATCCCGGATGACCACATCGCGTCTTCCCGTACGACGGAGTTCGAGCAGCAGTTCACGGCGGCGACCGGTGGTCGTGGGGTGGATGTGGTGCTGGACGCGTTGTCGGGTGAGTTCGTCGACGCGTCTTTGCGTCTGGTGGGTCTTGGTGGGGCGGGTCGGTTTGTCGAGATGGGCAAGACCGATGTCCGTGACGTGGACGAGGTCGCGGCCCAGTACGCCGGTGTGCGGTATCGGGCGTTCGACCTGATCGAGGCTGGTCCGGACCGGATGCGGGAGATGCTCTACCAGCTTTACGACTGGTTCTCCGCCGGCTCCCTCAAGCCCCTGCCGGTCACCACGTGGGACCTGCACCGCGCCCCCGAAGCCTTCCGCTACCTCGGACAGGCCAAACACATCGGCAAGGTCGTCCTCACGATCCCCGCGAAGGTCGACGGCACGGTCCTGATCACCGGCGGCACCGGTGGCCTGGGCGCGGAACTGGCCCGGCACCTGGTTTCGCGGCACGGCATCAAGCACCTCGTGCTCACTTCCCGTCGTGGTCTGGAAGCACCGGGCGCCACCGAGTTGGTCGAGGAACTGGACGCCCAAGTCGATGTCATCGCCTGCGACGTGTCCGACCGCGACGCCCTCGACACGCTCCTCCAGGGCATCCCGAACCTGCACGGTGTCGTGCACACCGCCGGTGTCCTGGCCGACGGCATCCTGGAATCCCTGACCCCCGACCGCATCGACACCGTGTTCGCCCCCAAGGTCGACGCCGCCCGGCACCTGCACGAACTGACCCGCGACCGCGACCTCGCCCTGTTCGTCCTCTTCTCCTCCTCGGCCGGCCTGCTGGGCTCACCCGGCCAGGCCAACTACGCCGCCGCGAACACCTACCTCAACGGCCTCGCCGCCCACCGCCGCACGCTGGGCCTGCCCGGCATCGCACTCACCTGGGGCCTGTGGGACCAGAGCGCGGGCATGGGCGCCGGACTGTCCAAGGTGGACCTCGCCCGGATGGCACGCGCCGGAATGCCCGCCCTGTCCGTGCCGGAAGGCTTGGCGCTGTTCGACGCCGCGTTGGTTCTCGACGAGCCGGTCACCGTCCCGATCAAGCTCGACCTGGGCTCGCTGCGCTCGGCGAAGGGCGACCTGCACCCGTTGCTGCGCGGCTTGGTCCGCGTGCCGCTACGCCGGGCCGCCGCGGGCGGTGGCGCGGAAGCCTCGCTGTGGACACGGCGGCTGGCGGCGTTGAGCCCGGCCGAGCAGGACGACCTGCTGCTGGACACGGTCCGCGGTCAAGTCGCCGTCGTCCTCGGCTTCTCCTCCGCACAGCAGGTCCAAGCCGGTCGCGGCCTCGTCGACATGGGCCTCGACTCACTGTCCGCCGTCGAACTCCGCAACACCCTCAGCGCCGCCACCGGACTCCGCCTACCCGCCACCGTCGTCTTCGACTACCCCACCCCGCAAGCGCTTGCCACCCACCTGCGCGGCGAACTCGTCGACACCGCCGAGGACCCGGCGGCCCAGGTCGTCGCCGCGAGCGTCGGCTCGGACGAGCCCATCGCGATCGTGTCGATGGCCTGCCGCCTCCCCGGCGGCGTCCGCTCCCCGGAAGACCTGTGGGACCTCGTCTCGACGGGCCGGGACGCGATCAGCCCGCTGCCGGTGGACCGCGGCTGGGCGTTGCGGGACTTCGACTTCGACGTCGCGGGCGGCGGTTTCGTCGACCACGCCACGGACTTCGACCCGGCGTTCTTCGGCATCTCGCCCCGCGAAGCCCTCGCGATGGACCCGCAGCAACGCCTGCTGCTGGAGACCACGTGGGAGGCGTTCGAACGCGCCGGGCTCGACCCGACGACCGTGCGCGGCAGCAACGCCGGTGTGTTCATCGGCGGCAGCGCCACCGACTACGGCGACGGCGCGCACATCCCCGAGGAACTGGCCGGGATGCTGCTCACCGGCAGCACGCCGAGCGTCATGTCCGGGCGCATCGCCTACACGTTCGGCCTCGAAGGCCCCGCCCTCACCGTCGACACCGCCTGCTCGTCCTCGCTGGTCGCGCTGCACCTCGCGGCCCAGGCCCTGCGCAACGGCGAGTGCGACCTCGCGCTCGCGGGCGGCGTGATGGTCCTCGCCACCCCGGCGCTGTTCGCGGAGTTCGCCAAGCAGAGCGGCCTCTCCGCCGACGGCCGCTGCAAGGCGTTCTCGGCCGGGGCCGACGGCACCGGCTGGGCCGAGGGCGTCGGTCTGCTCCTCGTCGAACGCCTCTCCGACGCCCGGCGCAACGGCCACGACGTGCTCGCCGTCGTCCGCGGGTCCGCCGTGAACCAGGACGGCGCCTCCAGCACCCTGACCGCCCCCAACGGCCCGTCCCAGCAGCGCGTGATCCGCCAGGCGCTCGCCAACTCCGGACTGTCCACAGCGGACGTCGACGTCGTCGAGGCGCACGGCACCGGCACCAGGCTCGGCGACCCGATCGAGGCCCAAGCCGTCCTCGCCACCTACGGCCAGGACCGCGAACACCCCGTGCTCCTCGGCTCGCTCAAGTCCAACATCGGCCACGCCCAGTCCGCAGCCGGTGTCGCCGGGGTCATCAAGATGGTCCTGGCGATCCGGCACGGCATCGCGCCGAGGACCCTGCACGTCGACGAGCCGTCCCCGCACGTGGACTGGACGTCCGGCGCGGTCGAGCTGCTCACCGACGCGCGGGCCTGGCCCGAGCACGACCGCCCGCGGCGCGCGGGTGTGTCCGCGTTCGGCATCGGCGGCACCAACGCCCACCTGATCCTGGAGCAGGCTTCCCCTTCCCTGCCCGTCGCTGTCACCAGCAAGCCGATGCCGCTGGTCCCGGTCGTGCTGTCCGGCCGGTCACCCGAAGCCCTGCGCGCCCAAGCCGACCGGATCGCCGCGCTGGCGCCGTCGACCGACCTGGCGGACCTCGGTTTCTCCTTGGCCACCACCAGGACTCGCTTCGAGCACCGCGCGGTCGTGATCGCCGAGGACCCGGACGACCTGGTCCGCCGACTGGACTCCCCCGCCACCGCCGAAGCCGCGCCGGGCGCCCTGCTGGCCGTGCTGTTCACCGGCCAAGGCAGCCAGCGGATCGGGATGGGGCAACAGCTCCACGCCACCTACCCCGCCTACGCGAAGGCGTTCGACACCGTGTGCGACCGGTTCGGCCCCGGACTCCGCGAGGCGCTGGCCGACCCGGACCTGCTCAACCGCACCGAGTTCACCCAGCCCGCGCTCTTCGCCGTCGAGGTGGCCCTCTACCGGCTGATCGAGTCGTGGGGCGTCAAGCCGGACTTCCTGGCGGGCCACTCCATCGGCGAACTGGCCGCCGCGCACGTCGCGGGGGTGCTCTCGCTGGAGGACGCCGCCGACCTGGTGACCGCCCGAGGCAGGCTGATGCAGGCGCTGCCCGCCGGTGGCGCGATGATCTCGCTCCAGGCCGCCGAGGACGAGGTGCTCCCCCACCTGCCCGCAGGCGGGCGCTGCGCCATCGCCGCCGTCAACGGTCCCGGCTCGGTCGTCGTCTCCGGTGACGAGGACGCCGTCGAGCTGGTCGCCGCCGCGTTCGGCGACCGCAAGTCCAAGCGCCTCAGCGTGTCCCACGCGTTCCACTCCCCCCGCATGGACGACATGCTGGCGGAGTTCCTCATCGTCGCGAAGGGCGTCGAGTACCGGGCGCCGCGCGTCCCGATCGTGTCGACGCTGACCGGGCGGGTCGCCACCACCGAGGAGATCACCTCGCCGGAGTACTGGGTCCGGCACGTCCGCGAGACCGTCCGGTTCGCCGACGCGGTCACCGCGCTGGAGGACGAGGGCGTCACCGCCTTCCTGGAACTGGGGCCCGACGCCGTGCTCACCGCCATGGCCGCCGAGAGCGTGCGCGGCGCGGTGGTCGTGGCGGGGCTGCGCGGCGACCGGCCGGAGCCGCGGAACCTGCTGGAGGCGGTGGGCGACGTGCACGCCCACGGCGTCGCGGTGGACTGGTCCGCGATCTTCGACGGCACCGGCGCCGAGCGCGTCGACCTGCCCACCTACCCGTTCCAGCGCGAGCGCTTCTGGCTCGACGCCATCCCGACCGCGCCCGCGGAGTCGGCGGTGGACGCGGAGTTCTGGGCCGCCGTCGAGCAGCGGGACCTGGCCTCGCTGGCGGGTCTCGACCTGTCGGCCGACCTGCCGCTGCGCGACGTGCTGCCCGCGCTGGCGTCCTGGCGGCGCGGCCACCACGAGCGGTCCACGGTGGACGGCTGGCGGTACCGGGTCCGCTGGCAGCCCGTCGACCCCGGCACGGCGACCGCGTTCGGCCGCTGGCTGGTCGTCGCGGACCCGCACGACACCGCGCTGCTGTCCGGCCTGGCCGCCCAGGGGCTCGACGTCGTCCCGATCGACGCGGGCACCGACCGCGCCGCGCTGGCGGAAGCGCTGGCCGGGGCCGGTCCCGTCGAGGGCGTGCTGTCGTCGTCGCACGACCCGGTGGCCGCGCTCGTGCTGGTCCAAGCCCTGGGCGACGCCGGGATCGACGCGCCGCTGTGGTGCCTGACCCGCGGCGCCGTGTCGACCGGCAACGACCACGTGGACCCGGTGCGCGCCGCGCTGTGGGGCCTCGGCCGGGTCGTCGCGCTGGAGCACCCCGAACGCTGGGGCGGCCTGGTCGACCTGCCGGCCGCCGTGGACTCCGACGGCCTGGAACGACTGCTCGCGGTGCTCGCGGGCACCGAGGACCAGGTGGCCATCCGGCCGACCGGCTTGTTCGCCCGCCGCCTCGCCCACGCGCCCGCCCGCGAAGGTGCGGCGGAGTGGAAGCCCGGCGGCACGGTCCTGATCACCGGCGGCACCGGCGCCCTCGGCGGCCACGTCGCCCGCTGGCTCGCGGGCGCGGGCGTCGACCACCTCGTGCTGACCTCCCGCCGCGGCGCGGGAGCACCCGGCGCCACCGAACTCGTCGCCGAACTCGAAGCCCTCGGCGCGCGGGTCACCGTCGCCGCGTGCGACATGACCGACCGCGACGCCGTGGCCGCCGTGGTGGCCGAGCACCCGCCCACCGCCGTGTTCCACGCCGCGGGCACCGAACTGGTCCGCACGGTCGACGAGCACGACCCGGCCGAGTTCGAGGCGGTGCTGGCGGCCAAGATCACCGGGGCCCGGCACCTCGACGAGCTGGTCGGCGACGTGGACGCGTTCGTGCTGTTCTCCTCCATCTCCGCCACCTGGGGCAGCGGCGCGCAGGCCGCCTACTCCGCCGCCAACGCCGCGCTGGACGGCCTCGCCGAGGCCCGCTCGGCCCGCGGCGCCACCGCGCTGTCGGTGGCCTGGGGGCCGTGGGCCGGCGGCGGCATGGCCGACGCCGAGGCGACCGAGCAGCTCCGCCTCCGCGGTGTGGCGGCACTCCCCGCCGACCGTGCGGTGGCCGCGCTGCGGGAGTCGTTGGCGCAGAAGGACGTCACGGTCACCGTGGCCGACATCGACTGGGAGCGGTTCGCCGCCGTGTTCACCGCGGCCAGGCCGAGCCCGCTGCTCCAGGACCTCCCCGAGGTGCACCAGGCCCCGAGGCCCGCGGGCCCCGACCGCTCGGACCTGCTGGGCGAGCTGGCCGCGCTGAACCCCATGGAGCAGGACCGCCTGCTGCTGGACCTGGTCCGGTCGCGGGTCGCCGAGGTCCTCGGGCACAGCGGCGTCGACGCCGTGCAGCCGGACCGGGCGTTCGGCGAACTGGGCTTCGACTCCCTCAGCGCCGTCGAACTCCGCGACACCCTCGGCGCATCCACCGGCCTGCCCCTGCCCGCCACGCTGACCTACGACTACCCCACGTCGACCGCGCTGGTCGGGTTCCTCCGCGCCCGGCTGGAGCTCGACGACAAGGTGCTCACCCCGGTCCTCGACGAGCTGGACCTGCTGGAGAACGCGGTCGCCACCGCGGAACTGGACAACGAGGCCAGGGCCGCCGTGGTCACCAGGCTGCAAGCCCTGCTGTCGCGCTGCGCCCCCACCGGCGACGGCTCGGCCAGCATCACCGACCAGCTCGACGCGGCCGACGACGACGAGATGTTCGCCCTGATCGACCAGGAGTTCGGTGCCTAG